In one window of Chthoniobacterales bacterium DNA:
- a CDS encoding TonB family protein, whose protein sequence is MAGPLLYRPPPKWQTWTAFGGALAIHFAAVAIAAIKPTEKIVDLSDIPEATVEMSLETQPEPPQPTPPPEEEPPPPPPPEAIPEEKPEFVEEKATPPPKRTPSNQPVQPIAKPKPAGVAGPMSMSSAKAVAVSAPRPEYPYEARRSKITGSGVCVMTVDTGSGAVTSADMAQSTGSPILDNAATAAFRRWRFKPGTVSRVRTPITFTMSGAQY, encoded by the coding sequence ATGGCTGGACCACTTCTTTATCGTCCTCCGCCGAAATGGCAGACCTGGACGGCATTTGGCGGGGCCCTGGCGATTCACTTCGCGGCCGTCGCCATCGCGGCCATTAAGCCCACGGAGAAGATCGTGGACCTCTCTGATATTCCGGAAGCCACGGTCGAGATGTCGCTCGAGACGCAACCTGAGCCCCCGCAACCGACCCCGCCTCCGGAGGAGGAACCGCCGCCTCCACCCCCACCGGAAGCGATCCCGGAAGAAAAGCCGGAGTTCGTCGAAGAAAAGGCCACGCCGCCTCCGAAACGCACCCCGAGTAACCAGCCGGTCCAGCCAATTGCGAAACCGAAGCCGGCTGGAGTAGCCGGACCGATGTCGATGTCCTCGGCCAAGGCTGTCGCGGTCAGTGCGCCACGGCCCGAATACCCTTATGAAGCGCGCCGGTCCAAGATCACGGGCAGCGGCGTTTGCGTGATGACGGTCGATACCGGGAGCGGCGCAGTCACAAGTGCCGACATGGCCCAAAGTACCGGGAGCCCAATTCTGGACAATGCCGCCACCGCCGCGTTTCGGCGCTGGCGATTCAAACCGGGGACCGTTTCTCGGGTCCGAACACCGATCACCTTTACCATGAGCGGGGCGCAGTATTAG
- a CDS encoding biopolymer transporter ExbD: protein MRMRSPIPKKHARIEIIPLIDIMFFLLASFMMVSLSQTHMKGIAVNLPSNVPQKPQDPNIKDYVAIRITEGGLVYFDNVNVMTDEVQGKLLQLHEANKDVKVSLSAETLATHGDVISVLDKIRQAEITKIGYQIKPAGVTGSTGNVPPPAPGAPPPPPPPPKP from the coding sequence ATGAGAATGCGATCGCCCATTCCAAAGAAGCACGCCCGGATCGAGATCATTCCGTTGATCGACATCATGTTCTTTCTCCTCGCCAGCTTCATGATGGTGAGCCTGAGTCAGACTCACATGAAGGGGATTGCGGTGAATCTCCCCAGTAACGTGCCGCAGAAGCCCCAGGATCCAAACATTAAGGATTATGTTGCCATCCGGATCACAGAGGGCGGCCTCGTCTATTTCGACAATGTCAATGTCATGACCGACGAAGTGCAGGGTAAACTCCTGCAGCTTCACGAGGCAAACAAGGACGTGAAGGTTTCGTTGAGCGCTGAAACCCTCGCCACTCACGGCGACGTAATCTCTGTCCTGGATAAGATTCGTCAGGCTGAGATCACCAAGATCGGCTACCAGATCAAACCAGCGGGGGTGACCGGGAGCACCGGGAACGTCCCACCGCCTGCGCCTGGAGCTCCGCCTCCGCCCCCACCTCCGCCAAAGCCCTGA
- the rdgB gene encoding RdgB/HAM1 family non-canonical purine NTP pyrophosphatase, producing the protein MRQLLLASRNPGKTREFSQVLGGEFAVRDLSGESEIPVVEETGSTFAQNAILKAVETSRQFPELVVGDDSGLEVDALKGAPGTYSARYAGENATDYENVEKLLAELAKQPKHDPHSARFRCVLALARDGNILGTFEGVVEGTIVAPPRGDAGFGYDPVFQPAGLTQTFAELPAAHKNEISHRGKAICALRASLLA; encoded by the coding sequence GTGCGCCAGCTTCTCCTCGCCAGCCGCAACCCCGGCAAGACCCGCGAATTTTCCCAGGTGCTGGGGGGAGAGTTTGCCGTCCGCGATTTGTCCGGTGAATCGGAGATCCCGGTGGTGGAGGAGACCGGGTCCACCTTTGCCCAGAACGCGATTTTGAAAGCGGTGGAGACTTCGAGGCAATTTCCCGAACTGGTGGTGGGGGATGATTCCGGGCTCGAAGTCGATGCTTTGAAGGGCGCGCCCGGGACTTATTCGGCGCGTTACGCCGGAGAAAACGCGACCGATTACGAGAACGTGGAGAAGTTGCTGGCGGAACTCGCTAAGCAACCGAAGCACGACCCTCATTCCGCCCGTTTTCGCTGCGTGCTCGCTCTCGCCCGGGACGGCAACATCCTCGGGACCTTCGAGGGTGTTGTGGAAGGAACGATCGTCGCCCCGCCGCGCGGCGACGCCGGCTTTGGTTACGATCCGGTTTTCCAGCCGGCGGGATTAACGCAAACCTTCGCGGAGCTCCCAGCCGCACACAAAAACGAAATCAGCCATCGCGGGAAGGCGATTTGCGCGCTTCGGGCATCCTTGCTGGCCTGA
- the leuS gene encoding leucine--tRNA ligase, with translation MNNERRKPYPFDKLELKWQAVWDAARTFHAPNPDEPGFDPAKPKFYVLDMFPYPSGAGLHVGHPEGYTATDIIARYKRLNGFNVLHPMGWDAFGLPAEQYAIKTGQHPEITTRENVAKFKMQLKRIGFSYDWEREINTTDPAYYKWTQWIFLQIYNSWFNPKTKKAEPISTYRGEDPDSVRLAYVAEVPVNWCPELGTVLANEEVIDGKSEVGGFPVVRRPMRQWMLRITTYAERLADELENLDWPQGIKLLQRNWIGRSEGAEIEFPVVGSSRCDDRTPQRGVPTIDERLRVFTTRHDTIYGANYMVLAPEHPLVDRLTTEDRKADVARYREEVAAKSDLERTDLAKEKTGVFIGAYAINPVNSEKIPIWIGDYVLMGYGTGAVMGVPGHDERDLEFARKFNMTVLPVVQAPGKTPEESIGFLEDGVAVNSPIINGLPTPEAKKKILAWLQERGAGQPDIRYKLRDWLFSRQRYWGEPFPIVWRNGRHEALTEIELPLNPPALDDFKPTGTGEPPLAKAKDWIRYSEQATRETNTMPQWAGSCWYYLRFCDPQNAGRFVGEEAERYWMGGGQPGGVDLYIGGVEHAVLHLLYARFWHKVLFDLGHLSKPEPFQRLVNQGMILGEDNRKMSKRWGNVIDPLDVIEIYGADAFRCYEMFMGPLEQMKPWSMKGVEGVSRFLARVWRLMMTENQAGEWEVSAAVQAVEPTKAQQKITHATVKKVTEDIEALAFNTAISQMMIFVNAFIPQRETDVVPVSAMRTFLVLLNPFAPHITSELWQRLESPGDITSQTWPSFDEKFLVEDEIDIVLQVNGKVRDRIRMPIDVTNAELEAAARANEKVQNAVGAQTIRKVVVVPKKLVNLVAA, from the coding sequence ATGAACAACGAGCGCCGCAAACCCTATCCCTTCGACAAGCTCGAGCTGAAGTGGCAGGCCGTCTGGGACGCCGCGCGCACCTTTCACGCGCCCAACCCCGACGAACCCGGCTTCGACCCGGCCAAACCGAAGTTTTACGTGCTCGACATGTTCCCCTACCCGAGCGGCGCGGGACTGCACGTCGGGCATCCCGAGGGGTACACGGCGACCGATATTATCGCGCGCTACAAGCGCCTGAATGGATTCAACGTCCTCCACCCGATGGGCTGGGACGCGTTTGGATTGCCCGCCGAACAGTACGCCATCAAAACCGGGCAGCACCCGGAGATCACTACCCGCGAAAACGTCGCGAAGTTCAAAATGCAGTTGAAACGGATCGGGTTTTCCTACGATTGGGAACGCGAGATCAACACGACCGATCCCGCCTACTACAAATGGACCCAGTGGATCTTCCTCCAGATCTACAATTCCTGGTTCAATCCGAAGACGAAGAAGGCCGAGCCGATCTCCACCTATCGCGGCGAGGATCCTGATTCCGTCCGGCTGGCTTACGTCGCCGAAGTTCCGGTGAACTGGTGCCCGGAGCTGGGCACTGTCCTCGCCAACGAGGAAGTCATCGACGGGAAAAGCGAAGTCGGAGGATTTCCGGTCGTCCGCCGTCCGATGCGGCAATGGATGCTGCGAATCACCACCTATGCCGAACGGCTGGCCGACGAGCTGGAAAACCTCGATTGGCCCCAGGGGATCAAGTTGCTCCAGAGAAATTGGATCGGTCGGAGCGAGGGCGCGGAAATCGAGTTTCCTGTGGTAGGGTCGTCGCGCTGCGACGACCGGACGCCGCAGCGCGGCGTCCCTACCATCGACGAGCGCCTTCGCGTTTTTACCACCCGCCACGACACGATTTACGGCGCGAACTATATGGTCCTCGCGCCGGAACATCCGCTGGTCGATCGGTTGACGACCGAAGACCGGAAAGCGGACGTCGCAAGATATCGGGAAGAGGTTGCGGCAAAGTCGGACCTCGAGCGGACCGACCTCGCGAAGGAGAAGACCGGTGTTTTCATCGGCGCGTATGCGATCAATCCGGTGAACAGCGAGAAGATCCCGATCTGGATAGGAGACTACGTCCTGATGGGCTATGGCACCGGCGCGGTCATGGGCGTACCGGGCCACGACGAGCGCGACCTGGAGTTCGCCCGCAAATTCAACATGACCGTGCTGCCCGTCGTCCAGGCGCCGGGGAAGACGCCGGAAGAATCGATCGGCTTCCTGGAGGATGGCGTTGCGGTCAATTCACCGATCATCAATGGACTGCCGACGCCAGAAGCGAAAAAGAAAATTCTGGCCTGGCTTCAGGAGCGCGGCGCGGGGCAACCGGATATTCGCTACAAATTGCGCGATTGGCTTTTTTCGCGCCAACGCTACTGGGGCGAGCCGTTCCCGATCGTTTGGCGGAATGGGCGCCATGAGGCCTTAACGGAAATCGAACTTCCGCTCAACCCGCCGGCGCTCGACGATTTCAAACCAACTGGCACCGGCGAACCCCCGCTGGCGAAAGCGAAGGATTGGATCCGGTACTCGGAACAGGCGACGAGAGAGACAAACACGATGCCGCAGTGGGCGGGCTCGTGTTGGTATTACCTGCGTTTTTGTGACCCGCAAAATGCCGGGCGATTCGTCGGCGAAGAAGCGGAACGCTATTGGATGGGCGGCGGGCAGCCCGGCGGAGTCGATTTGTACATCGGTGGCGTCGAACACGCCGTCCTCCACCTGCTTTACGCGCGGTTCTGGCACAAGGTGCTGTTCGATCTTGGCCATCTTTCGAAACCGGAACCGTTCCAGCGGCTGGTGAACCAGGGGATGATTCTCGGCGAGGACAACCGCAAAATGTCGAAGCGTTGGGGGAATGTAATCGATCCGCTCGACGTGATCGAGATCTACGGCGCGGACGCGTTCCGTTGTTACGAAATGTTCATGGGCCCGCTCGAACAGATGAAACCGTGGAGCATGAAGGGCGTCGAGGGTGTCTCACGGTTCCTGGCGCGGGTCTGGCGCCTGATGATGACGGAGAATCAGGCGGGCGAATGGGAAGTGTCGGCCGCGGTCCAGGCCGTGGAGCCAACCAAGGCGCAGCAGAAAATCACGCACGCGACCGTGAAGAAGGTGACCGAAGACATCGAGGCGCTGGCGTTTAATACCGCCATCTCCCAGATGATGATTTTCGTCAATGCGTTCATCCCGCAGCGTGAGACCGACGTCGTGCCCGTTTCGGCCATGCGCACTTTCCTGGTGCTCTTGAATCCGTTTGCCCCGCACATCACCTCGGAGCTCTGGCAACGGCTCGAGAGCCCGGGCGATATTACCTCGCAAACCTGGCCTTCTTTCGACGAAAAATTCCTGGTCGAAGACGAAATCGATATCGTCCTCCAGGTAAACGGTAAGGTGCGCGACCGGATCAGGATGCCGATCGACGTGACCAACGCAGAATTGGAAGCCGCGGCGCGAGCCAACGAGAAAGTGCAGAATGCCGTGGGCGCCCAGACGATTCGGAAGGTCGTCGTCGTCCCCAAAAAACTTGTCAACCTCGTCGCGGCCTAA
- the mscL gene encoding large conductance mechanosensitive channel protein MscL, with amino-acid sequence MFKEFKEFAVKGNAFDLAVGVIIGAAFGGIISSLVKDIIMPPISVLTGGLDFSNKFIVLKAGKDGAESFTNIADAVKAGAVTWNYGNFVTLVINFIIVAFAVFLLVRSLNRMKRSKPDEPAVAKDCPACTMSIPIKATRCPHCTSEL; translated from the coding sequence ATGTTTAAAGAATTCAAGGAATTCGCGGTTAAGGGGAATGCGTTCGACCTGGCCGTCGGTGTGATTATCGGCGCCGCCTTCGGTGGGATCATCAGTTCGCTGGTCAAGGACATCATCATGCCACCGATCAGTGTGCTGACCGGCGGGCTCGATTTCTCGAACAAATTCATTGTTCTAAAGGCGGGAAAAGACGGCGCCGAATCGTTCACCAATATCGCCGACGCAGTCAAAGCGGGCGCGGTGACGTGGAACTACGGCAACTTCGTCACCCTGGTGATCAACTTCATCATCGTGGCATTCGCGGTTTTCCTCCTGGTGCGCTCGCTCAATCGCATGAAGCGGTCGAAACCGGACGAGCCGGCGGTGGCGAAAGATTGTCCCGCCTGCACGATGTCGATCCCGATCAAGGCGACCCGTTGCCCGCACTGCACCTCCGAGCTCTAG
- a CDS encoding metallophosphoesterase: MISLRPNQALVADDILLDGRLALCHQREGWLAVADLHFGYEISQRAAGRLVPMWGMASVSERLFQLIEEYEPKSLIILGDLVHDQSAATEAARLLESLRLRCETIVVAGNHDRRLRGKIAMVESWQTGEFHFHHGHCAANSEGRIQIIGHHHPAEVITDGAGLRLKCPAFVQQARCWIMPAFSPWASGTRWTSDEPGRIWLCTAERVFALPAKEAA, encoded by the coding sequence ATGATTTCCTTACGCCCGAACCAGGCGCTCGTCGCCGACGATATTTTGCTCGATGGCCGGCTCGCGCTTTGTCACCAACGGGAAGGCTGGCTGGCCGTGGCCGACCTGCATTTTGGGTATGAAATCAGCCAGCGCGCGGCGGGGCGGCTTGTTCCGATGTGGGGGATGGCATCGGTTTCGGAGCGTCTTTTTCAACTGATCGAAGAATACGAGCCGAAGAGCCTGATTATCCTCGGAGATTTGGTGCACGATCAGTCCGCCGCCACCGAGGCCGCGCGCCTTCTCGAATCCCTCCGTTTACGTTGCGAGACAATCGTGGTGGCGGGAAATCACGACCGGCGGCTGCGCGGAAAGATTGCAATGGTGGAATCGTGGCAAACCGGCGAATTCCATTTTCATCACGGGCATTGCGCCGCGAATTCAGAAGGCCGCATCCAGATTATCGGGCATCACCATCCGGCCGAAGTGATCACCGATGGCGCCGGGCTGCGGCTGAAGTGCCCGGCGTTTGTCCAGCAAGCGCGTTGCTGGATCATGCCGGCGTTTTCTCCCTGGGCCAGCGGCACTCGTTGGACCAGCGACGAGCCGGGCCGAATTTGGTTGTGCACGGCGGAGCGCGTCTTTGCCTTGCCGGCAAAAGAAGCCGCGTAG
- a CDS encoding 3D domain-containing protein produces the protein MKTLHKVIMLGALACAAASCESPSTRTSESAQMRPATITGARRIANVRTTAYTHTERGGRRNAIGTRLAGANVMSAAADWSRFPLGTRFQIVGTSDRYVIDDYGGALIGTNTIDLYKTSRSAMRAWGVRHVDIDIIEWGSREQSLKVLGPRKRNRLIRRMIAGLEQRT, from the coding sequence ATGAAGACCCTGCATAAAGTCATCATGCTCGGCGCTTTGGCGTGCGCCGCAGCCAGTTGTGAATCGCCTTCGACCCGAACCTCGGAAAGCGCGCAGATGCGGCCGGCCACCATCACCGGCGCGCGGCGGATTGCGAACGTTCGCACGACCGCCTACACCCACACGGAGCGCGGCGGGCGCCGCAATGCCATCGGCACGCGCCTCGCCGGCGCGAATGTCATGAGCGCCGCGGCGGACTGGTCCCGGTTCCCGCTCGGAACTCGATTCCAGATTGTTGGAACGTCGGACCGTTACGTGATTGACGATTATGGCGGCGCCCTTATTGGGACCAACACGATCGACCTTTACAAGACCAGCCGGAGCGCCATGCGCGCCTGGGGAGTCCGGCATGTCGACATCGATATCATCGAATGGGGTTCCAGGGAACAGAGCCTCAAAGTTCTCGGGCCGCGAAAAAGAAACCGCCTCATCCGGCGGATGATCGCGGGCCTCGAACAGCGAACCTAA
- the galE gene encoding UDP-glucose 4-epimerase GalE, whose translation MKIFVVGGAGYIGSVCAELLLNEGYEVCIFDNLSEGHRAAVDSRAEFIEGDLASADQIRSALKASRPEAVMHFAASALVAESMVNPSKYFRNNISNGLNLLDAMVATQVNRLVFSSTCAIFGPPDRLPIDETLPQRPINPYGESKLAFEKILRWYDEIHGLRFVTLRYFNAAGASEKLGEEHRVETHLIPNVLKVALGQKAEVEIYGTDYETPDGTCIRDYIHILDLARAHLLALQSPASACYNLGTGGGTSVREVIESCRKITGHKIPVIEKSRRPGDPARLVAASEKIQRELGWHPQFQSIDAIIESAWKWHQKFPNGYGG comes from the coding sequence ATGAAAATCTTTGTGGTCGGCGGCGCCGGTTACATCGGCAGCGTCTGCGCCGAGCTGCTTCTCAACGAAGGCTACGAAGTCTGCATCTTCGATAATCTTTCGGAAGGCCATCGCGCAGCGGTCGATTCCCGCGCCGAATTTATCGAGGGCGACCTGGCCAGCGCCGATCAGATTCGATCCGCGCTCAAAGCTTCCCGGCCGGAAGCCGTCATGCATTTCGCGGCCAGCGCCCTCGTGGCGGAATCGATGGTAAATCCTTCGAAATACTTTCGAAACAATATCTCCAACGGCCTGAACCTGCTCGACGCCATGGTGGCCACCCAGGTCAACCGCCTCGTGTTTTCCTCCACCTGCGCCATCTTTGGACCGCCCGACCGCCTCCCGATTGACGAGACCCTGCCGCAACGCCCGATTAATCCATACGGTGAGTCAAAACTCGCGTTCGAGAAAATCCTGCGCTGGTACGACGAGATCCATGGCCTGCGCTTTGTCACGCTCCGTTATTTCAACGCCGCCGGCGCCTCGGAGAAGCTCGGCGAAGAACACCGGGTCGAAACTCATCTCATTCCGAATGTGCTGAAAGTCGCGCTCGGGCAAAAAGCGGAGGTGGAGATTTACGGCACCGACTACGAAACCCCGGATGGGACCTGTATCCGGGATTATATTCACATCCTCGATTTGGCCCGCGCGCATCTCCTGGCGTTGCAATCGCCGGCCAGTGCCTGCTACAACCTCGGCACCGGCGGGGGCACGAGTGTGCGCGAAGTGATCGAGTCCTGCCGAAAAATTACGGGGCACAAAATCCCGGTGATTGAAAAATCGCGGCGGCCTGGCGATCCCGCGCGCCTCGTGGCGGCGTCAGAAAAAATTCAACGGGAACTGGGCTGGCATCCCCAATTTCAGAGTATCGACGCCATCATCGAAAGTGCCTGGAAATGGCACCAGAAATTCCCGAACGGCTACGGAGGTTAA
- the hisS gene encoding histidine--tRNA ligase has translation MTQNQPLPGFRDFLPKDWARQNYIFGKWWNVARRYGFVQWEGPALEPTELYTKKSGPEIVGQLFNFTDKGEREVALRPELTPSLARVVAAHDREFKKPLKWFSIPHCFRYEKQQRGRLREHYQFNADIIGETSLDADVEMIALCVDLLRGFGFGANDFVVRISDRQFWIDFLRQQNLPEEKWQETLQVIDKSEREPREKTAAKLGPLAEPIFKILDGEGRSEKLEQVVEALRGRGLGDFVQVDLGIVRGLAYYTGIVFEAFDRGGKLRALAGGGRYDNLISQLSNGALSLPAIGFAMGDVVLAELIEEIPAAQQQLAAAVAGQHDLDIYVVIAKEERRADALAQIQSLREAGFRVDYPLAPAKVGKQFQNAEQLGARVAVLFGDEWPQAKIKDLRSGEQTLVAREEVRAKVAALLSA, from the coding sequence ATGACGCAAAATCAGCCCTTGCCCGGTTTTCGCGATTTTTTGCCAAAAGATTGGGCGCGACAAAATTACATCTTCGGAAAGTGGTGGAACGTCGCGCGGCGTTACGGTTTCGTGCAATGGGAAGGCCCTGCGCTCGAGCCGACGGAGCTCTACACGAAAAAAAGTGGACCGGAGATTGTCGGACAGCTTTTCAATTTCACCGATAAAGGCGAACGGGAAGTGGCGCTGCGCCCCGAGCTGACGCCTTCCCTGGCGCGGGTCGTCGCCGCTCACGACCGCGAATTCAAAAAACCGCTCAAGTGGTTCTCGATTCCGCATTGTTTTCGTTATGAAAAACAGCAGCGCGGCCGGCTCCGAGAGCACTACCAATTCAATGCCGACATCATCGGCGAAACGTCGCTCGACGCTGACGTCGAGATGATCGCGCTTTGCGTGGATCTCCTCCGCGGCTTCGGTTTTGGTGCGAATGACTTCGTGGTTCGAATCAGCGACCGCCAATTCTGGATCGACTTTCTCCGGCAGCAGAATTTGCCGGAGGAAAAATGGCAGGAGACATTGCAGGTCATCGACAAGAGCGAACGCGAGCCGCGCGAGAAAACGGCAGCGAAACTCGGCCCGCTGGCCGAACCGATTTTCAAGATCCTGGATGGCGAAGGGCGGAGCGAGAAGCTGGAGCAGGTAGTCGAGGCCCTTCGGGGACGCGGCCTCGGCGACTTTGTCCAGGTCGACCTCGGGATCGTCCGCGGCCTGGCCTATTATACCGGGATTGTTTTCGAAGCGTTCGATCGAGGGGGCAAATTGCGCGCCCTCGCCGGCGGCGGCCGCTACGACAACCTCATCTCCCAATTGAGCAACGGCGCGCTTTCGCTCCCCGCCATCGGCTTTGCCATGGGCGACGTGGTCCTGGCGGAATTGATTGAGGAAATTCCGGCGGCCCAGCAGCAATTGGCGGCCGCCGTGGCCGGACAACACGATCTCGACATCTACGTCGTGATCGCCAAGGAAGAGCGGCGGGCCGACGCGCTTGCCCAAATCCAGTCCCTGCGTGAAGCCGGTTTCCGAGTCGATTATCCGCTGGCGCCGGCGAAGGTAGGCAAGCAATTTCAAAATGCCGAGCAGCTTGGTGCGCGGGTGGCGGTTTTGTTCGGCGATGAATGGCCGCAGGCGAAAATCAAGGATCTGCGCAGCGGCGAGCAAACTCTGGTGGCGCGCGAAGAAGTTAGGGCGAAAGTTGCCGCTCTTTTGTCTGCCTGA
- the aspS gene encoding aspartate--tRNA ligase, which translates to MYRTHHCAQLRKSDIGSTATLAGWVHVRRDLGGVVFVDLRDREGLTQVVFRPEENAELAKQAHQLGYEDVIQVQGKVAPRAPGMANPRMPTGDIELVPDTLTVLNRAEVLPFPVVESEPANEDLRLSYRYLDLRRPQMTRNLRLRHRVTKAARDFLDAQGYVEIETPILSKSTPEGARDFLVPSRIQNGKFYALPQAPQQYKQLLMVGGIEKYFQIARCFRDEDLRSDRQPEFTQIDIEASFVQPDDIFTLVEGLLAALFRAGRSVEIATPFPRMTYAEAMDQFGSDKPDRRFALHLTDLAEIFRESSFKMFRGTLDSGGSVKAINAKGFASLTTGQSDDLTEMAKHYGAKGLAMIKVENGEWKSPLVKFFSETEKDALRSKLLIEEGDLILFVADKREIACEVLGRIRLRVAEMQKLTANSEQLDFLWVTDFPLLAFDAAEKKWNAVHHPFTRPKADDVAKLEAGEFAEIRAEAYDVVLNGVELGGGSIRIHEPDLQAKLFAALGIDEEAQQSLFGHILRAFRLGTPPHGGIAFGLDRIVMMIAGEESIREVIAFPKTNRMIDLMSQSPGDVDERQLRELGINLAPEKKSE; encoded by the coding sequence ATGTATCGAACCCACCACTGCGCTCAACTTCGGAAAAGCGATATTGGCTCAACCGCCACGCTCGCGGGCTGGGTCCATGTTCGCCGCGACCTTGGTGGCGTGGTCTTTGTTGATCTGCGCGATCGGGAGGGACTGACGCAGGTCGTCTTCCGGCCCGAAGAAAACGCCGAGCTGGCCAAACAAGCGCATCAGCTTGGCTACGAAGATGTCATTCAGGTGCAGGGCAAAGTGGCGCCGCGCGCGCCCGGGATGGCGAATCCGCGAATGCCGACCGGGGACATCGAACTCGTGCCCGACACGCTGACTGTTTTGAATCGGGCCGAGGTCCTGCCCTTCCCCGTCGTCGAAAGCGAACCGGCCAACGAAGATTTGCGGCTCAGCTACCGTTACCTCGATCTGCGCCGGCCGCAGATGACGCGAAACCTGCGCCTCCGTCATCGTGTTACGAAGGCGGCCCGCGATTTTCTCGATGCACAAGGTTACGTCGAGATCGAGACGCCGATCCTTTCCAAAAGCACGCCGGAAGGCGCCCGCGATTTCCTGGTCCCGAGCCGGATCCAGAATGGGAAATTCTACGCGCTGCCCCAGGCCCCGCAGCAATACAAACAGTTGCTCATGGTGGGCGGCATCGAAAAATATTTCCAGATCGCCAGGTGTTTTCGGGATGAAGACCTGCGCTCCGATCGGCAACCGGAGTTTACCCAGATCGACATCGAAGCGTCCTTCGTCCAGCCAGACGACATTTTCACGCTGGTCGAAGGCTTGCTGGCCGCGCTCTTTCGCGCCGGGCGCAGCGTTGAAATCGCGACCCCCTTTCCCCGCATGACCTACGCGGAGGCGATGGATCAATTCGGCAGCGACAAACCGGATCGCCGCTTCGCCCTGCATCTCACCGATCTGGCCGAGATTTTTCGCGAGAGTTCGTTCAAAATGTTTCGCGGCACCCTCGATTCCGGCGGCTCCGTGAAAGCAATCAATGCGAAGGGGTTCGCGTCACTGACCACAGGGCAAAGTGACGATCTCACCGAAATGGCGAAGCACTACGGCGCCAAAGGCCTTGCCATGATCAAGGTCGAGAATGGCGAATGGAAATCGCCGCTCGTGAAATTTTTCTCCGAGACCGAGAAGGACGCCTTGCGCTCGAAACTTCTGATTGAGGAAGGCGATCTGATCCTGTTTGTGGCCGACAAACGGGAAATCGCCTGCGAAGTCCTGGGCCGGATTCGATTGCGCGTCGCGGAGATGCAAAAACTGACCGCGAATTCAGAACAGCTCGATTTTCTCTGGGTCACCGACTTCCCGCTCCTGGCCTTCGACGCCGCGGAAAAGAAATGGAACGCGGTCCATCATCCGTTCACCCGGCCAAAGGCGGACGATGTCGCCAAACTCGAAGCCGGAGAGTTCGCTGAGATCCGCGCTGAAGCCTACGACGTGGTCCTCAATGGCGTGGAGCTCGGCGGCGGGAGCATTCGGATTCACGAGCCTGATTTGCAGGCGAAACTCTTCGCCGCCCTCGGCATTGACGAGGAAGCTCAGCAGTCACTTTTCGGCCACATCCTGCGCGCTTTTCGTCTCGGCACTCCGCCGCACGGCGGCATCGCTTTCGGGCTCGACCGGATCGTCATGATGATCGCCGGCGAAGAAAGCATCCGCGAAGTGATCGCCTTCCCAAAAACCAACCGTATGATCGACCTCATGTCCCAATCACCGGGCGATGTCGATGAGCGGCAGTTGCGCGAACTCGGAATCAACCTCGCGCCCGAGAAGAAGAGCGAGTAA